Proteins from a genomic interval of Zingiber officinale cultivar Zhangliang chromosome 1B, Zo_v1.1, whole genome shotgun sequence:
- the LOC122046342 gene encoding transcription repressor OFP1-like, whose amino-acid sequence MGNYRFKLSDIMPNAWFYKLRGMSHRAYKIKNAPPPQPPAAAKFLPGRASFYYSRRAEEALADRFPSEEPPRKSNKGNRKKPPAARTRLVASECASLETLRRDADFVDGESDPCCRRIASSGSDIIVDSDAGDCVQLNLRPVATKPALENDKCLFGSNKRRDQKRPSSPSPSGGLRRFRLRANSPRLAHRSVASRRQRRALPESAFAVVKASSDPQKDFRNSMMEMIVEHNIRASTDLEELLVCYLSLNSDEYHDLIVKVFKQIWFDLN is encoded by the coding sequence ATGGGGAACTATAGATTTAAGCTCTCTGACATCATGCCCAATGCTTGGTTCTACAAGCTCAGAGGTATGAGCCACAGAGCATATAAGATCAAGAATGCGCCGCCGCCGCAGCCGCCTGCGGCGGCCAAGTTCCTTCCTGGCAGGGCCTCCTTTTACTACTCCAGGAGAGCCGAGGAGGCCTTGGCCGACCGTTTCCCCTCCGAGGAGCCGCCGAGGAAGTCCAACAAAGGGAACCGGAAGAAGCCCCCCGCTGCCCGGACGAGGCTGGTAGCCTCCGAATGCGCATCGCTCGAGACGCTGCGGAGAGACGCGGACTTCGTTGACGGCGAGTCCGACCCGTGCTGTCGCAGAATCGCCTCCTCTGGCTCCGACATCATCGTCGACTCAGACGCCGGCGACTGCGTCCAGCTCAATCTCAGGCCGGTCGCCACCAAGCCGGCACTGGAAAACGACAAGTGTTTGTTTGGTTCGAACAAGAGGCGAGATCAGAAGCGCCCGTCGTCGCCGTCGCCCTCCGGCGGGCTCCGACGGTTTCGGCTGCGCGCCAACTCCCCGCGGCTGGCTCACCGGAGCGTGGCGTCCCGGAGACAGAGGAGGGCGCTGCCGGAGAGCGCCTTCGCAGTGGTGAAGGCGTCGTCGGACCCACAGAAGGACTTCCGGAACTCCATGATGGAGATGATCGTGGAACACAACATCCGCGCTTCCACAGACTTGGAGGAGCTCCTCGTTTGCTACTTGTCGCTCAACTCCGACGAGTACCACGATCTCATCGTCAAAGTGTTCAAGCAAATTTGGTTCGATCTCAATTAA